From the Halalkalicoccus sp. CGA53 genome, one window contains:
- a CDS encoding sodium:solute symporter family protein → MVQTTVALATIAVYTIIVLALGVQGWRVGKLEVTDWVTADRNLGLVVLLFTYAATYHSAFAFLGAAGFTYAHGIGFYLAGFLWLFVSGVIVWVIGSKVWLVGKKYDYVTPSEILEDFYDSQALGLIVSLTMILFTFPYIAVQLMGSGIIFEIATDGAVSFEQGALFLLVVGVIYVWLGGMRSIAWTDTVQGVFMFAAMWLAGWLFVFTAYRGPTEFWAELAAQTPEHLSLPGPAGLLDPAFYISFAIVIGIGVALSPHIILRYYSARSPKTLKWVATGGTAYLTLFYVPLVFLALGAVLAFPELANPDHAIPEVLFEFTPVWFASIIVAGAIAAAMATKDAQLHAVSTLIVRDWYEPFVEAEPDETRRTRLLQVFVLLLAIISYWVAIQDVDIIVMVTLVAFDGLAQVLPILVGAFYWKRASTGGALVGFTSGVLVAALLVFEVVSLPGALPGFTAGFYGLIVNTVLFVGLSFVLDPVPEENRRKIQGYIQYATGRKWEDGESPPAPADD, encoded by the coding sequence ATGGTCCAAACCACAGTCGCACTCGCGACGATCGCCGTGTACACGATCATTGTGTTGGCCCTCGGGGTACAGGGGTGGCGCGTCGGCAAACTCGAGGTCACCGACTGGGTGACCGCGGATCGTAACCTCGGTCTCGTCGTCCTGCTCTTCACGTACGCAGCGACCTATCACTCCGCGTTCGCATTCCTCGGGGCGGCGGGGTTCACGTACGCCCACGGGATCGGCTTCTATCTGGCTGGTTTTCTGTGGCTATTCGTCTCCGGGGTTATCGTATGGGTAATTGGATCGAAGGTTTGGTTGGTCGGGAAAAAATACGACTACGTCACGCCGTCGGAGATCCTTGAGGACTTTTACGATTCACAGGCGCTCGGGCTGATCGTGAGCCTGACGATGATCCTGTTCACGTTCCCGTACATCGCCGTTCAGCTGATGGGAAGCGGGATCATTTTCGAAATCGCCACCGACGGGGCCGTGAGCTTCGAACAGGGCGCGCTGTTCCTCTTGGTCGTCGGCGTGATCTACGTCTGGCTCGGCGGGATGCGATCCATCGCGTGGACCGACACCGTGCAGGGGGTGTTCATGTTTGCGGCGATGTGGCTCGCCGGCTGGCTGTTCGTGTTCACTGCCTACCGCGGTCCGACTGAATTCTGGGCCGAGTTGGCAGCACAGACACCCGAACATCTGAGCCTTCCCGGGCCGGCGGGGCTACTCGATCCGGCCTTCTACATCTCGTTCGCGATCGTCATTGGTATCGGCGTCGCGCTCTCGCCGCACATCATTCTGCGGTACTACAGCGCGAGATCGCCGAAGACGCTCAAGTGGGTCGCGACCGGAGGTACTGCGTACTTGACCCTGTTCTACGTGCCGCTGGTGTTCTTAGCACTGGGTGCCGTGCTCGCTTTCCCGGAACTCGCGAACCCGGACCACGCAATCCCGGAGGTGCTGTTTGAGTTCACCCCGGTGTGGTTCGCTTCGATCATCGTCGCGGGGGCGATCGCGGCGGCGATGGCGACAAAGGACGCCCAGCTCCACGCGGTGTCGACGCTCATTGTCCGTGACTGGTACGAGCCATTTGTGGAGGCGGAACCGGACGAGACGCGCAGGACCCGGCTGCTACAGGTGTTCGTCCTCCTGCTCGCGATCATCTCGTATTGGGTGGCTATCCAGGACGTCGACATCATCGTGATGGTGACGCTGGTGGCCTTCGACGGGCTCGCGCAAGTGCTGCCGATCCTTGTCGGCGCATTCTACTGGAAGCGTGCCTCGACGGGTGGTGCGCTGGTCGGGTTCACCTCCGGCGTCCTGGTAGCGGCGCTGCTCGTGTTCGAAGTCGTATCGCTCCCGGGTGCGTTGCCAGGGTTCACGGCGGGCTTCTACGGGCTCATCGTGAACACGGTCCTGTTCGTCGGACTTAGCTTCGTCCTCGACCCGGTCCCTGAGGAGAACCGCCGCAAGATTCAGGGGTACATCCAGTACGCGACCGGCCGCAAGTGGGAGGACGGCGAGTCGCCCCCGGCACCGGCCGACGACTAA
- a CDS encoding DUF2062 domain-containing protein: MGAGRLAGYVEQVRATLRVAFSEDHPPHLIAVSFALGMFVTTLPSFGVGIPVLMWIGHRFAWANKLAFFAAVATLNPLMKGGVYVVSFLIGVQLLGPVPGTTSVDIGIDAGAKVLIRLLVGNVILAIGFAIVSYIVAYRIAHAVRQHRA, encoded by the coding sequence ATGGGTGCCGGCCGATTAGCGGGTTACGTCGAACAAGTTCGGGCGACACTCCGAGTAGCGTTCTCTGAGGACCATCCGCCGCATCTTATCGCGGTGAGCTTTGCGCTCGGGATGTTCGTTACCACGCTCCCCAGCTTTGGGGTTGGTATCCCCGTACTCATGTGGATCGGACATCGGTTTGCATGGGCGAATAAACTCGCGTTCTTCGCCGCAGTTGCAACCCTGAATCCGCTGATGAAAGGTGGCGTCTACGTAGTGAGTTTTCTTATCGGCGTACAACTGCTTGGCCCAGTTCCGGGCACCACCAGCGTCGACATCGGGATAGATGCCGGAGCAAAAGTACTTATTCGGCTGCTTGTCGGGAATGTTATCCTTGCGATTGGCTTCGCCATCGTCAGCTATATCGTCGCCTACCGGATTGCTCACGCAGTTCGCCAGCACAGAGCATAA
- a CDS encoding ABC transporter ATP-binding protein, protein MDKSALEASGLVIRRGNRTILDGVSLTISKDSSILIQGPSGAGKTTLFDVLGLLDPPSTGTLLVNGQDVSQVSERTRARIRRDTVGFVFQDFRLIDDLTARENAAVPQEHRGDRDEDWLDTLFDILDIDDRVDQYPATLSGGEKQRVAIARALANRPEIVLADEPTGQLDPETATRVLDLLSDLRDRTETALIVISHDRRLADRFDRILLLEDGALTERAHTEIEQPA, encoded by the coding sequence ATGGATAAGTCCGCTTTAGAAGCAAGCGGTTTGGTCATACGGCGAGGAAACCGGACGATACTGGATGGGGTGTCACTCACCATCTCTAAGGACAGTAGCATCCTCATTCAGGGGCCAAGTGGTGCGGGCAAAACCACACTCTTCGACGTTCTCGGCCTTCTCGATCCACCTTCGACCGGAACGCTCCTTGTAAACGGACAGGACGTCAGCCAGGTTTCCGAACGTACGCGCGCACGGATCAGACGTGACACCGTGGGCTTCGTCTTTCAGGATTTCCGGCTCATTGACGACTTGACTGCTCGTGAAAACGCGGCCGTTCCACAGGAACATCGGGGGGATCGCGACGAGGACTGGCTTGATACGCTCTTCGATATCCTTGATATTGACGACCGGGTCGATCAGTATCCGGCCACACTTAGCGGCGGCGAAAAACAGCGCGTCGCCATCGCACGAGCACTGGCGAACCGCCCTGAAATCGTCCTCGCTGACGAACCGACCGGCCAGCTCGATCCGGAGACGGCGACTCGGGTCCTCGATCTTCTCTCTGATCTTCGCGACCGGACCGAGACGGCACTGATCGTGATCAGTCATGATCGTCGTCTCGCGGATCGATTCGACCGTATTCTCTTACTCGAGGATGGCGCACTGACCGAGCGAGCACACACGGAGATCGAACAGCCTGCGTGA
- a CDS encoding FtsX-like permease family protein, whose translation MGYRRAILQRWSRRDWLTVVIIAVATAFLVGTTVLLLAAGAHAATVSGGLETSTTATHYDSVSEAEEIGGNEAVVFPLAVVIDDSGTEHTLIGIPPDAPAEFEDATTSWEAATVPSPGDPETVRGPVSEPTELRFAGQNETIAVTVTPHEAETIFPAWWHSAPSSTVETLGSTGAIVIEADEEITRQSASLLHFDQSDSGVPLVSALAFLLAGMGEVLRLLGAATVGGAVIVTVVLYSVTRISVQERLDTIEVIRSTGGTPAHVLTLYGARSTLIAAVGVVSGFAVGVLLTNLSVRVAIWAGIPVTLEPQVTLASLRVLVPMLVTLVVVGCLAGLIASWPAATGPPTAIRSRVQRKTTSTPFHRTESRLPATLFPTLLDWRTVIPTTATLTVFVLLVLLISGIGVAVEPVGDTEGGTVTAADAAHPIDSRLDAGTADALRSEGIAASPELVLAQVHDGQPYMARGANYPDFAAVTDAELIDGREPTSPDEAVIGRSLTETLDVESGDTITLGGSGHPGVARVTIVGVYEADGPADNQLIVPLETGHHLSLEPGTVHVIRTTEEAGALLGEADATVEHGSDTDSSAEERVVYGLNVPETAVVGETTTIGVHVYNDESTAVTRTLDIAVEEETYEQEVELAPGEEDRIEIEHTFGEAEERTVTVEEHSQQITVLESDALVLPDTLPTDAPPGATLLVDVSTPTGEAVSDTTVAIDGDETTTDANGVAQLELPENEGEYDITATEGDRDGATHTVQVTEGREQRIGVDLQTEPRTGTPETAPEMTMTVTNHWTETRTQDVGLVTPTGEQTQPVLLEPGESTTIETTVGEGESDTQLPPGEYEIVATVDGDAVATTEYEVVDTDFDLDAAFERGQYSSGAAMSHVVENTVGNIQLLLATMVGLAGLMTIGSTTAAFAQSVHARHETIAVYRATGAGPKRLLKIVGLDACRLAIPAALFAGIAALLAITVLDTIGVLSVFGVRFGTDVRPLLVLLTLLGAVCLAVCSAVLALLPALISTPASVWIGASRSGSADGDRPDE comes from the coding sequence ATGGGATATCGCCGGGCAATCCTTCAGCGATGGTCACGCCGCGATTGGCTGACGGTCGTTATTATCGCGGTCGCGACGGCGTTTCTCGTCGGAACGACAGTGCTCCTTCTAGCAGCGGGCGCCCATGCAGCGACGGTGAGCGGTGGTTTAGAGACGTCGACGACCGCGACCCACTACGACTCAGTCAGCGAAGCCGAGGAGATCGGTGGGAATGAAGCTGTGGTGTTCCCCCTCGCCGTAGTCATCGACGATAGCGGTACGGAACACACTCTGATCGGAATACCACCGGACGCTCCGGCCGAGTTTGAGGATGCTACGACCTCCTGGGAGGCAGCCACCGTTCCATCGCCTGGCGATCCGGAGACGGTACGAGGCCCCGTTTCCGAGCCAACGGAATTGCGATTCGCAGGTCAGAATGAGACGATAGCCGTCACTGTCACGCCACACGAGGCCGAGACGATCTTCCCAGCGTGGTGGCATTCAGCTCCCAGTTCGACAGTTGAGACGCTCGGATCGACGGGTGCGATCGTTATCGAAGCTGATGAGGAGATCACGAGACAGAGTGCGAGTCTCCTCCATTTCGACCAGTCCGATAGCGGCGTTCCGCTCGTTTCTGCACTCGCGTTCCTTCTCGCCGGTATGGGTGAAGTGCTCCGGCTGCTAGGAGCTGCTACTGTCGGTGGAGCAGTGATCGTGACCGTCGTTCTCTACAGCGTCACCCGTATCAGCGTTCAGGAGCGTCTCGATACGATCGAAGTGATCCGCTCTACCGGTGGCACACCAGCGCATGTGCTTACGCTCTACGGAGCTCGATCAACACTCATCGCCGCCGTAGGTGTGGTAAGTGGCTTCGCCGTTGGGGTTCTGCTAACGAATCTCTCCGTCAGGGTTGCAATCTGGGCCGGCATTCCTGTCACGTTGGAGCCACAAGTGACCCTCGCAAGCCTTCGGGTACTCGTGCCAATGCTTGTGACACTGGTGGTCGTCGGATGTCTTGCCGGTCTGATCGCATCCTGGCCAGCAGCGACCGGCCCACCAACGGCGATACGATCCCGGGTTCAGAGGAAAACGACATCGACCCCCTTTCACCGAACCGAGTCACGTCTTCCAGCTACCCTCTTTCCAACGCTGTTGGACTGGCGAACGGTCATTCCTACCACGGCGACGCTCACCGTGTTCGTTCTCTTGGTCCTCCTGATCAGCGGAATCGGTGTCGCAGTCGAACCCGTGGGTGACACCGAGGGAGGGACTGTGACCGCTGCAGATGCGGCTCATCCGATAGATAGCCGCCTCGACGCGGGGACTGCGGATGCGCTCCGATCTGAAGGGATCGCTGCCAGCCCGGAGCTCGTGCTTGCACAGGTACATGACGGGCAGCCCTACATGGCCCGTGGGGCGAACTACCCTGATTTCGCCGCCGTGACCGATGCGGAGTTGATCGACGGCCGAGAACCAACGTCACCCGATGAAGCCGTCATCGGACGCTCCCTCACTGAAACCCTCGATGTAGAGTCCGGTGATACGATCACACTCGGTGGAAGCGGCCACCCGGGAGTCGCGCGCGTGACGATCGTTGGTGTCTATGAGGCGGACGGTCCGGCCGATAATCAGCTCATCGTCCCCCTCGAAACCGGCCACCACCTCTCGCTCGAACCGGGAACGGTCCACGTTATTCGAACGACCGAAGAGGCAGGCGCCCTCCTCGGCGAGGCGGACGCAACGGTAGAGCATGGCTCCGATACGGATAGTTCGGCGGAAGAACGCGTGGTATACGGACTGAACGTCCCGGAGACAGCCGTTGTCGGTGAGACAACGACGATCGGGGTCCACGTCTACAACGACGAATCGACAGCGGTTACGCGGACACTTGATATCGCAGTTGAAGAGGAGACGTATGAGCAAGAGGTTGAGCTCGCGCCTGGTGAGGAGGACCGAATCGAGATCGAACATACGTTTGGAGAGGCCGAGGAGCGGACAGTAACGGTCGAGGAACACTCACAGCAGATCACGGTCCTCGAATCAGATGCCCTTGTACTCCCCGATACGCTGCCCACTGACGCTCCACCCGGTGCCACTCTCCTTGTCGACGTGTCGACCCCAACCGGAGAGGCTGTCAGTGATACCACCGTCGCGATCGATGGCGATGAAACGACGACGGACGCGAATGGAGTAGCCCAACTGGAGCTTCCGGAGAACGAGGGTGAGTACGACATCACTGCAACGGAAGGCGATCGCGATGGCGCGACGCACACCGTGCAGGTCACCGAGGGACGAGAACAGCGAATCGGCGTGGATCTCCAAACGGAGCCTCGAACCGGCACACCGGAGACGGCTCCCGAGATGACGATGACCGTAACGAACCACTGGACCGAGACACGAACCCAAGACGTTGGTCTCGTCACCCCAACGGGCGAACAGACCCAACCCGTACTCCTCGAACCCGGCGAGTCTACAACGATAGAAACGACCGTTGGTGAAGGGGAGTCGGACACCCAACTCCCCCCCGGTGAGTACGAGATCGTAGCAACTGTCGATGGTGATGCTGTCGCGACCACGGAGTATGAAGTCGTAGATACCGATTTTGATCTTGATGCAGCTTTCGAGCGAGGACAGTACAGTTCCGGAGCGGCGATGAGTCACGTCGTCGAAAACACCGTAGGGAACATTCAGCTGCTGCTCGCGACAATGGTCGGACTTGCGGGGTTGATGACGATCGGGAGCACGACGGCGGCGTTCGCACAGTCGGTCCACGCACGTCATGAAACGATCGCCGTTTACCGAGCCACGGGGGCTGGTCCAAAACGCCTTCTGAAGATCGTCGGTCTGGATGCCTGCAGATTAGCGATTCCAGCCGCCCTCTTCGCCGGAATAGCTGCCCTCCTCGCGATTACCGTGCTGGATACGATAGGTGTACTGAGCGTCTTCGGGGTTCGATTTGGGACTGACGTACGACCTCTTTTAGTGTTACTGACGCTTCTTGGCGCAGTGTGTCTCGCCGTCTGTAGCGCTGTGCTCGCGCTGCTCCCGGCGTTGATCTCCACGCCGGCTAGTGTGTGGATTGGAGCATCACGAAGCGGATCCGCAGATGGTGATCGACCGGATGAGTAG